The following coding sequences lie in one Rutidosis leptorrhynchoides isolate AG116_Rl617_1_P2 chromosome 6, CSIRO_AGI_Rlap_v1, whole genome shotgun sequence genomic window:
- the LOC139855805 gene encoding villin-2-like, giving the protein MSGSAKALEPAFQGVGQRVGTEIWRIENFQPVPLPKSDYGKFYCGDSYIVLQTTSGKGGAYFYDIHFWLGKDTSQDEAGTAAIKTVELDAILGGRAVQYREPQGHESDKFLSYFKPCIIPLEGGVATGFKETKEEEFQIRLYTCKGKRAVRLKRVPFSRSTLNHDDVFILDTKDKIFQFNGANSNIQERAKALEVIQFLKEKYHDGMCDVAIVDDGKLQAEGDSGEFWVIFGGFAPIGKKVASDDDVVVEKTPPRLYCIAEGQVKDVDGELSKSLLENSKCYLLDCGSEVFVWVGRVTQVDERKAAMQAAEEFIVSQNRPKSTRVTRLIQGYETHSFKSNFESWPSGSAPSAPEEGRGKVAALLKQQGVGLKGLVKSTTAATEEVPPLLEENGKIEVWRINGSAKTPIPKEDIGKFYSGDCYIVLYTYHSSEKKEDYYLSCWYGKDSIEEDQNTAARLATTMFNSLKGRPVQGRVYQGKEPPQFVAIFQPMVVLKGGLSSGYKNYIADKGLNDETYSSDGVALIQISGTSSHNNKAVQVEAVATSLNSYDCFLLQSGSSLFTWHGNQSIVEQQNLAAKIAEFLKPGANVKFAKEGTENSTFWFALGEKQGYTSKKVAQETVRDPHLFGYSINKGKFEIEEIYNFAQDDLLTEDILILDTHAEVFVWVGQSVDPKEKQSAFEIGQKYIELASSLDGLSPCVPLYKISEGNEPIFFTTFFSWDSAKANAHGNSFQKKILLMFGLGGGHAAESQERSNGNQGGPTQRASALAALNSAFQSSPSSTKSSASLKVPSRGSQRAAAVAALSSVLTAEKKDASPVQPVRSPPSERGSPAIAKSEERSDVVATNGSSEVTTETSEPIPVTNGEVSPPKSAADENECDSTVDSQSTFSYEQLRAKSENPVTGIDFKRREAYLSAEEFEAVLGMTKEAFYKIPKWKQDMMKKKVDLF; this is encoded by the exons ATGTCTGGCTCTGCAAAAGCTCTGGAACCAGCGTTTCAAGGAGTCGGTCAAAGAGT AGGGACCGAGATATGGAGAATCGAAAACTTTCAGCCTGTACCTTTACCCAAGTCTGATTATGGTAAATTCTACTGTGGTGATTCGTACATTGTATTGCAG ACTACTTCTGGTAAGGGAGGTGCATATTTCTACGACATACATTTTTGGTTGGGAAAAGATACTAGCCAG GATGAAGCTGGAACAGCAGCAATAAAGACGGTCGAACTTGATGCGATACTTGGTGGTCGTGCGGTGCAGTATCGTGAACCGCAGGGTCATGAATCCGATAAATTTTTGTCGTATTTTAAACCATGTATTATTCCACTCGAGGGTGGTGTTGCAACAGGATTTAaggaaaccaaagaagaagaatttCAAATACGATTGTACACATGCAAAGGAAAACGAGCTGTCAGATTGAAGCGG GTCCCGTTCTCTCGATCTACATTGAATCATGATGATGTGTTTATTTTGGATACAAAGGACAAGATTTTCCAGTTTAATGGGGCAAATTCGAATATACAAGAACGGGCTAAAGCACTAGAAGTTATTCAATTTTTGAAGGAAAAATATCATGATGGGATGTgcgatgttgcaattgttg ATGACGGAAAGCTACAAGCGGAGGGTGACTCGGGTGAATTTTGGGTCATATTTGGTGGGTTTGCACCTATTGGCAAAAAGGTCGCAAGTGATGATGATGTAGTCGTAGAAAAGACTCCTCCGAGACTCTATTG CATAGCTGAAGGTCAGGTTAAGGACGTAGATGGCGAACTTTCGAAATCATTACTGGAAAACAGCAAATGCTATCTTTTGGACTGTGGGTCAGAGGTGTTTGTTTGGGTTGGTCGAGTAACACAAGTGGATGAAAGAAAAGCTGCGATGCAAGCTGCTGAG GAGTTTATTGTCAGCCAAAATCGGCCCAAATCAACTCGTGTAACTCGACTAATCCAAGGTTACGAGACACATTCATTTAAGTCCAACTTTGAGTCATGGCCATCAGGTTCAGCACCTTCTGCTCCGGAGGAGGGTAGAGGAAAAGTAGCAG CCCTGTTGAAGCAACAAGGGGTTGGCCTCAAAGGGCTGGTAAAAAGTACTACTGCTGCAACTGAAGAAGTCCCACCTTTGCTTGAAGAAAATGGAAAAATCGAG GTGTGGCGTATTAACGGCAGTGCTAAGACTCCAATACCCAAGGAGGATATCGGTAAGTTTTATAGTGGAGATTGCTACATCGTCCTTTACACTTATCATTCTAGTGAAAAGAAAGAAGATTACTACCTGTCCTGTTGGTACGGCAAAGATAGCATCGAG GAGGACCAAAATACGGCTGCTCGGCTGGCTACAACAATGTTTAACTCACTGAAAGGAAGACCAGTTCAG GGTCGTGTATATCAAGGGAAAGAACCACCTCAATTTGTTGCCATCTTTCAGCCTATGGTTGTGTTGAAG GGTGGATTAAGCTCTGGTTACAAAAACTATATTGCCGACAAAGGGTTGAACGATGAAACCTATAGTTCAGACGGTGTAGCCCTCATTCAAATATCCGGAACTTCATCGCATAATAATAAAGCCGTTCAAGTTGAAGCT GTGGCAACCTCATTAAATTCTTATGATTGCTttcttcttcaatctggttcatcgTTATTCACCTGGCATGGGAACCAGAGTATTGTTGAGCAGCAGAATCTAGCTGCCAAAATTGCTGAATTTTTGAAG CCTGGTGCCAACGTGAAGTTTGCTAAAGAAGGAACAGAAAACTCTACTTTCTGGTTTGCACTTGGAGAGAAACAAGGTTACACCAGTAAAAAAGTAGCACAAGAAACAGTCAGAGACCCTCATTTGTTTGGATACTCAATTAATAAAG GAAAGTTTGAG ATTGAAGAAATCTACAATTTTGCACAAGATGATCTGTTGACGGAGGATATATTAATTTTGGATACACATGCTGAAGTATTTGTTTGGGTGGGTCAGTCAGTAGACCCCAAAGAAAAGCAAAGTGCCTTTGAAATTGGCCAG AAATACATAGAGTTGGCTTCGTCTCTAGACGGATTATCTCCATGTGTGCCGTTATACAAAATCTCTGAAGGAAACGAACCTATTTTCTTCACAACGTTTTTTTCATGGGATTCTGCAAAAGCTAAT GCGCACGGGAACTCATTCCAAAAGAAGATTTTACTTATGTTTGGATTAGGGGGAGGCCATGCTGCTGAG AGTCAAGAAAGGTCAAATGGAAACCAGGGTGGGCCCACGCAAAGAGCTTCAGCCTTGGCGGCCTTAAACTCTGCTTTCCAATCATCTCCAAGTTCTACTAAATCTTCAGCTTCTCTAAAGGTACCAAGCCGAGGATCACAAAGAGCAGCTGCAGTTGCTGCTTTATCTTCGGTTCTCACTGCTGAAAAAAAGGATGCTTCTCCTGTTCAACCTGTTAGAAGCCCGCCATCTGAACGTGGCTCACCTG CCATTGCAAAGAGTGAAGAACGTTCTGATGTTGTGGCAACTAACGGAAGTTCAGAAGTCACTACCGAGACGTCCGAGCCTATTCCAGTGACAAACGGTGAAGTTTCACCACCAAAGTCAGCAGCAGATGAAAACGAATGTGATAGTACTGTAGACAGTCAAAGCACTTTCAGTTACGAACAACTTAGGGCTAAATCCGAGAACCCAGTTACGGGAATCGATTTCAAGAGAAGAGAG GCTTATCTCTCCGCCGAAGAATTCGAGGCCGTACTTGGGATGACAAAAGAAGCATTCTACAAAATACCGAAATGGAAGCAAGATATGATGAAGAAGAAAGTTGATTTGTTCTAG